One genomic window of Actinoplanes lobatus includes the following:
- a CDS encoding LacI family DNA-binding transcriptional regulator, whose protein sequence is MSRPQPQKRATVHDIAAAAGVSRGTVSRVLNGGYVSAEARAAIEAAITEVGYVPNNAARALKMRRSQAVAFVALEPHSLFLDDPNIGSIMLGANAALSLADHQMVSLVVESSRDTERVARYLSGGFVDGAIVVSARTRDPIIKVISDLSLPAAFVGHPPDLDRTIPFVGIDNVGSARAITEHLLTGGRRRIGMIAAALDRDSGIDRLAGFRAALGPLFDEELVAEVPHYDYGSGVKGMRELLERDPGVDGVFAASDAIAAGALEALREAGRSVPGDIGVVGFDDSTWAVRCQPQLTTVHQPAKEIGSCAAQLVLRQLGGEHPDPGGQLLPTPLVLRDSA, encoded by the coding sequence TCCCGGGGCACCGTGAGCCGAGTCCTGAACGGTGGTTACGTCTCCGCCGAAGCGCGTGCCGCCATCGAGGCGGCGATCACCGAGGTCGGCTACGTGCCGAACAATGCGGCACGGGCGCTGAAGATGCGCCGGTCACAGGCGGTCGCCTTCGTCGCGCTGGAGCCGCACTCGCTCTTCCTCGACGACCCCAACATCGGCTCGATCATGCTGGGCGCCAACGCGGCGCTGTCGCTGGCCGACCACCAGATGGTCAGCCTGGTCGTCGAGTCGTCACGGGACACCGAGCGGGTCGCCCGCTATCTGAGCGGCGGTTTCGTCGACGGCGCCATCGTCGTGTCCGCCCGTACCCGGGACCCGATCATCAAGGTGATCAGCGATCTCTCGCTGCCGGCCGCGTTCGTCGGCCACCCGCCCGACCTGGACCGGACCATCCCCTTCGTCGGGATAGACAACGTCGGCTCGGCCCGTGCCATCACCGAGCACCTGCTCACCGGCGGCCGCCGGCGGATCGGCATGATCGCCGCCGCGCTGGACCGGGATTCCGGCATAGACCGTCTGGCCGGGTTCCGCGCCGCCCTCGGCCCCCTCTTCGACGAGGAGCTGGTCGCCGAGGTCCCGCACTACGACTACGGCTCCGGCGTCAAGGGCATGCGCGAGCTACTGGAACGCGATCCCGGCGTGGACGGGGTCTTCGCCGCCTCGGACGCGATCGCGGCCGGCGCCCTCGAGGCGCTGCGGGAGGCCGGGCGCAGCGTTCCCGGCGACATCGGCGTGGTCGGCTTCGACGACAGCACGTGGGCGGTCCGCTGCCAGCCGCAGCTCACCACGGTGCACCAGCCGGCCAAGGAGATCGGCTCGTGCGCGGCCCAGCTGGTGCTGCGTCAACTGGGCGGCGAGCACCCCGATCCGGGCGGTCAGCTGCTGCCCACCCCGCTGGTGCTGCGCGACTCCGCCTGA
- a CDS encoding SGNH/GDSL hydrolase family protein, whose protein sequence is MGRATVLTCLVTSSVLSLALAAPAQAASIDYVALGDSYSSGVGAPGQSGTCLRSNNAYGPKWAAANSPASFQFLACGGATTDDVVRTQAPAINAGADLVSITIGGNDAGFAPTVVTCLTSSDSACATKVNEGKAYVANTLPGKLDAAYAAIRAKAPDARVVVLSYPLIFDTAALICEMSTAKRRAINDGARVLDEMIQQRAAAAGFVWSDVRDEFTGHGVCSSRPWLNGLTIIPPQNSYHPNSSGYTSGYLPAFTGAAG, encoded by the coding sequence ATGGGTAGAGCTACCGTTCTCACCTGTCTCGTCACCTCGTCCGTCCTGAGCCTCGCCCTCGCCGCACCCGCCCAGGCGGCGAGCATCGACTACGTCGCCCTGGGCGACTCGTACTCCTCCGGCGTCGGCGCGCCCGGCCAGTCCGGCACCTGCCTGCGCAGCAACAACGCCTACGGGCCGAAGTGGGCCGCGGCCAACAGCCCGGCGTCCTTCCAGTTCCTGGCGTGCGGCGGCGCCACCACCGACGACGTCGTGCGCACCCAGGCGCCGGCCATCAACGCCGGCGCCGACCTGGTCAGCATCACCATCGGCGGCAACGACGCCGGGTTCGCGCCGACCGTCGTCACCTGCCTGACCTCCAGCGACTCGGCCTGCGCCACCAAGGTCAACGAGGGGAAGGCGTACGTCGCGAACACCCTGCCCGGCAAGCTCGACGCGGCGTACGCGGCGATCCGGGCCAAGGCGCCGGACGCCCGCGTGGTGGTGCTCTCCTACCCGCTGATCTTCGACACCGCGGCGCTGATCTGCGAGATGAGCACGGCCAAACGGCGGGCGATCAACGACGGCGCCCGGGTCCTCGACGAAATGATCCAGCAGCGCGCCGCGGCGGCCGGGTTCGTCTGGTCCGACGTGCGCGACGAGTTCACCGGGCACGGCGTGTGCTCGTCACGGCCGTGGCTCAACGGGCTGACGATCATCCCGCCGCAGAACTCGTACCACCCGAACAGCAGCGGCTACACCAGCGGATACCTGCCGGCCTTCACCGGCGCGGCGGGCTGA